A genomic region of Colletotrichum destructivum chromosome 5, complete sequence contains the following coding sequences:
- a CDS encoding Putative phosphoribosylaminoimidazole-succinocarboxamide synthase, SAICAR synthetase, with protein MATDRVTSVDLTGLKKIGQGKVRDVFEVDDKTLLFVASDRVSAFDVVMKNGIPDKGAILTHASAHWFKVLSDRVPGLKTHFLTLDPPAGLPAADAALIKNRAMQVRRLKVIPLEAIVRGYITGSAWNEYKAKGTVHGIQVPAGMQQSQAFETPLYTPSTKAEQGEHDENIHPDEAVRLVGEKHARRVEELALRLYSAARDYAAERGIILADTKFEFGVDPDTDEVVLVDEVLTPDSSRYWPADKYEVGRDQESFDKQFIRNWLIEQGLKGKEGVALPEDVCRATAEKYKDVFLKLVGQSFDEVVARS; from the exons ATGGCCACCGACCGTGTCACATCCGTCGACCTCACCGGTCTCAAGAAGATCGGCCAGGGAAAGGTCCGCGATgtcttcgaggtcgacgacaagacgcTCCTTTTCGTCGCCTCCGATCGCGTCTCGGCCTTTGACGTCGTCATGAAGAACGGCATCCCCGACAAGGGTGCCATCCTCACCCATGCCTCC GCACACTGGTTCAAGGTCCTCTCGGACCGAGTCCCCGGTCTCAAGACCCACTTCCTCACCCTCGACCCTCCGGCCggcctgcccgccgccgacgctgcccTCATCAAGAACCGCGCCATGCAGGTCCGCCGTCTCAAGGTCATCCCCCTAGAGGCCATTG TCCGCGGCTACATCACCGGCTCTGCCTGGAACGAGtacaaggccaagggcacCGTCCACGGCATCCAGGTTCCCGCCGGCATGCAGCAGTCCCAGGCCTTCGAGACGCCCCTTTACACGCCCAGCACCAAGGCCGAGCAGGGCGAGCACGACGAGAACATCCACCCGGACGAGGCCGTacgcctcgtcggcgagaagCACGcgcgccgcgtcgaggagctggcgcTGCGCCTCTATTCCGCGGCGCGCGACtacgccgccgagcgcggcatcatcctcgccgacacCAAGTTCGAgttcggcgtcgacccggacacggacgaggtcgtgctcgtggacgaggtgctCACGCCGGACAGCAGCCGGTACTGGCCCGCCGACAAGTACGAGGTCGGCCGCGACCAGGAGAGCTTCGACAAGCAGTTCATCCGCAACTGGCTCATCGAGCAAGGGCTCaaggggaaggaaggtgTCGCGCTGCCCGAGGACGTGTGCCGGGCCACGGCGGAGAAGTACAAGGACGTTTTCCTGAAGCTGGTGGGCCAGAGTTTCGACGAGGTTGTTGCGCGGTCGTAG
- a CDS encoding Putative ankyrin repeat and BTB/POZ domain-containing protein, translating into MVLRKDELEIQLKNENELIKNGVLREDNPLDQSVEFEAFLLACRRGDLKTCQELISAGVNINGKDRFDYTPLIIASLCGHLELVQLLLESGALAERNTFQGERCIYNALNDRIRNLLLEYDYSKSTDPLQPWAGHITSLLSKAVPKTADIGLIAAAQSFDLHKFILAARTPYFRRKLSDAPETTTWKLPSTLPLESFQVALRYLYLGEVPRDVVTPRSTVSEEEVLTGVDKLSKQLEIEQLWEAILAGGDRRLARQRYEDEVKRAQGQVERFYRDKVLGHKMVAETKRVGDIKWRHDNSIFADCLLCAHEPESDEVGNDAGEDDDANAGVVRLNGIPLGPAVNTDGDRPKRRPRKSVVYPVHKAMLIRSPYFETMFSSEFREAQDSEHLHVVTVDCMPDVLEIVLTYLYTEKVDCPLELALDLLYTADILFLDKLKTKAAQAISTLGSGNSNVWADRTHASAGRQEEGEEQQQQQDEMEPINIYDVIHAAWDLRVQRLEEFGARYLADRLEDYIDEPEFAELIRESAERIRNRQETDTIELLDDIRYYLGERFRLRFEDANLDEMMDEEGEIDAALAETIAAQSEQQQQQQQQQTDGKEDPITAPVKAASAATSVRDGEGGESGEEGEGGQGGQGVKTLAGEVAEDEFASDAINYQILLGKIDTMLDRLKLDA; encoded by the exons ATGGTGCTTCGGAAAGACGAACTCGAAATACAGCTCAAAAACGAGAATGAATTGATCAAAAATGGCGTGTTGAGAGAGGATAATCCCCTGGATCAGTCCGTCGAgtttgaggccttcctgctgGCTTGCAGGAGAGGTGACCTGAAGACGTGTCAAGAGCTGATATCGGCGGGCGTGAACATCAATGGCAAGGATCGCTTTGACTATACCCCCCTGATCATT GCCAGTCTATGTGGCCATCTGGAACTCGTACAGCTGCTCCTGGAGTCCG GTGCTCTGGCTGAGAGAAATACGTTCCAAGGGGAGAGATGCATCTACAACGCCCTCAACGATAGGATAAGAAACCTTCTTTTGGAGTATGACTACTCGAAATCGACGGATCCCCTGCAGCCATGGGCGGGTCACATCACCAGTCTCCTCTCGAAGGCCGTCCCAAAGACGGCGGACATCGGCCTGATCGCCGCGGCGCAGTCCTTCGACCTGCACAAGTTCATCCTGGCGGCGCGGACGCCGTACTTTCGTAGAAAGCTGTCCGACGCGCCCGAAACAACAACGTGGAAGCTCCCGTCTACCCTCCCGCTGGAGTCCTTCCAGGTCGCCCTACGCTACCTCtacctcggcgaggtcccGAGAGACGTCGTCACCCCGCGCAGCACCgtctcggaggaggaggtgctCACAGGTGTCGACAAGCTCAGCAAGCAGCTCGAGATCGAGCAGCTCTGGGAGGCGATtctcgcgggcggcgaccgccgcctcgcgcgCCAGCGGTATGAAGACGAGGTGAAGCGCGCTCAGGGCCAGGTCGAGCGCTTCTACCGCGACAAGGTCCTCGGCCACAAGATGGTGGCCGAGACGAAGCGCGTAGGCGACATTAAGTGGCGCCACGACAACTCCATCTTCGCTGACTGCCTCCTCTGTGCGCACGAACCCGAGAGCGACGAGGTCGGGAACGACGCgggagaggacgacgacgccaacgccggcgttGTCCGCCTCAATGGAATTCCCCTTGGCCCGGCCGTCAACACTGACGGCGACAGGCCGAAGCGGAGGCCTAGGAAATCGGTGGTATACCCGGTGCACAAGGCGATGCTCATCCGCAGCCCCTACTTCGAGACCATGTTCTCCAGCGAGTTCCGCGAGGCGCAGGACTCGGAGCACCTCCACGTCGTCACGGTGGACTGCATGCCTGACGTCCTCGAGATTGTCCTCACTTACCTCTACACCGAGAAGGTCGACTGCCCCCTCGAACTCGCCCTGGACCTGCTGTACACGGCCGACATCCTGTTCCTCGATAAGctcaagaccaaggccgCGCAGGCCATCAGTACCCTGGGCAGCGGCAACAGCAATGTGTGGGCCGACCGCACGCACGCCTCAGCGGGGCGGCAGGAGGAGGGTGaagagcagcaacagcagcaggacGAGATGGAGCCCATCAACATCTATGACGTAATCCACGCAGCCTGGGACTTGCGGGTGCAGCGGCTCGAGGAGTTCGGCGCGCGGTACCTCGCCGACCGGCTGGAGGACTATATCGATGAGCCCGAGTTCGCTGAGCTCATCCGCGAGAGCGCCGAGCGGATCAGGAACCGTCAGGAGACGGACACCATCGAGCTGCTGGACGACATCCGGTACTACCTGGGCGAGCGGTTCCGCCTGCGCTTCGAGGAcgccaacctcgacgagatgatggacgaggagggcgagatcgacgccgccctggcGGAGACCATTGCCGCGCAGAgtgagcagcagcagcagcagcagcagcagcagactGATGGGAAGGAGGATCCCATTACCGCCCCCGTGAAAGCGGCATCCGCTGCGACTTCTGTGagggacggcgagggcggagagagcggagaggagggcgagggtggcCAGGGTGGCCAGGGTGTCAAGACGTTGGCCGGTGAGGTGGCTGAGGACGAGTTCGCCTCAGATGCCATCAACTACCAGATATTACTTGGGAAGATCGACACAATGCTGGATCGCTTGAAGCTGGACGCGTAG